From the Leptolyngbya sp. CCY15150 genome, the window TCGGTGGCGTGTTGACAGGACTCATGGGTGGACTCTTGGGCAGCTTTACCATTTTGCGGCAGCTCTCCTTTTTTAGTGATGCCCTCGGCCATTCGGCACTGTTGGGCATTAGTTTTGGCCTACTGCTAGGGCTCAATCCCTCCGCCGTGTTGCTCCCCTTTGCGGTTCTATTTGCCCTCGGCGTCACCTATTTGCTAGAGCGTACCCGCCTTTGGACAGATGCGTTGCTGAATATTATCTACTCAGCATCCTTAGCGATCGCCATCATCACCCTCAGCTTTATTGGCCAGTATAAAGGTGGGATTAATAACTTATTGTTCGGTGATATTTTAGCCGTCCGATCCGCTGACATTGGTCTGGGGATTGGGCTCTTAGTGATGTGCGCGCTGTTTATTGGCTTAACTCTACGCACCCAGATGTTGATCACTCTGCACGAACCCATGGCGATCGCTCGCGGCGTCTCGGTATCGTTTCACCGCAGTGCTTTTATTGTGCTGCTGTCCTTGGTCGTCGGCATTTCCATTAAAGCCATTGGCGTTTTGTTGGTCAGCGCCTTTATTGTCATTCCAGCCTGCACATCCCGACTTATCTGTCGAAATTTTGTCACCTACGTGGTCTTCTCAGCCTTATTAGGAGCCCTCAGTGCCATCGTCGGTATTTTCCTCTCGGCATTATTTGACCTACCCTCTGGCCCGATCATTGTTGTAACCCAGCTTGCGATTTTCATAGGAGCGATCGCCCTTCCCCGGATAACCAAATTAGCCTACTAAACCAGCTCATCGGCAAGATTTATCATGACCCCATCCACACCATCTCCTACCATTCCGAAGCGCGGTCTTCCGGTCACCGTGATCACCGGCTTTTTAGGCAGCGGTAAAACCACGTTGCTGAATACGATCTTAAACAACTGCCACGATCTCAAAGTTGCTGTACTGGTCAATGAATTTGGGGATATTGACATTGATAGCCAACTGCTCGTCTCCGTCGATCAGGATATGGTGCAGTTGAGCAATGGCTGCATCTGCTGCACCATCAACGATGGTCTGGTTGAGGCTGTCTATAATGTGCTAGAGCGAACCGATCGGATTGATTATCTGGTGATTGAAACCACTGGCATTGCTGAGCCACTGCCGATTATGTTGACCTTTTTAGGGACAGAGCTGCGAGATATGACTCGCCTAGACTCCGTGATTACCCTAGTGGACGCCTCAGAGTTCACCCCTAGCCACTTTGAGAGTGAGGCGGCCCTCAAGCAGATTATCTATGGCGATATTATTTTACTCAATAAAACAGATTTAGTCTCGGCTGACCAAGTAGAGGCTCTAGAACAGCACATCCACGACATCAAAGATGGCGCTCGCATTATTCAATGCCGCCACGGAGAGGTTCCCCTACCGCTGCTGTTAGACGTAGGCTTTCACGATCCAACCACCTACAATGAGCTGATTTCCTTGGATGAACCGGCTCCGGCTCACCTCCATGATCACGATCATCATCACAGCTCCCATCATCATCACGATGACCATCATGATCATCACCGTGATCCTCACGCTCATCACGACCATAATCACGATCATGACCATCACGGCCATGATTATCATGACCATGACGATCCTCGCCACTCCCATCACCTCGAAAACGATGGCTTTGTGTCGGTGTCCTTCAAGAGCGATCGCCCCTTCTCCCTGCGCAAATTTGAGGACTTCTTGAACCGTTTGCCCATCGACATTTTTCGGGCCAAGGGTCTGCTGTGGTTTGCCGAAAGCCAGCATAAACATATTTTTCAGCTCAGCGGTAAGCGCTGTACCCTAGACGTAGAGCCTTGGAATTCCTCGCCCTACGCGAACCAACTGGTGTTTATTGGACGGCAGCTGGATGCAGAGCAGTTGCGCCAAGAGCTGATGGATTGTCAAGCCTCTGATATGATCACGCCTATCCTGCTCCGTTAATCATCTCCATAATTCCCATGTCTTCCTCCCCTATGATTGCAGTTGCTGGCCCGTCGGGCAGCGGAAAAACAGCTTGGATGAGTCAGTTTTTTGCCGATCAATCCCGGCCCCTATTTTATTTTTGTCCAGGTCTAGGAACCATTTCGGTAGACCTGGCCCGGGTTGCCTATCAGTTTCCCTGGGTGCAGGTGATTCCCGATGACCAAGTTGTCCAAGCATTTAGCAACCTACCCGAAGATGCCCAAGTCTTTGTGGAGCTTGGCTTTCACCTTGATCTAACCTCATCCTTTCTGGCATCTCTACCTTGCCATCGCGTCGCCATCCTGCCCATAGCTTTCACCGATTCGGAGTGGCACGGCTGGGCAGATGAGGTGATTCCTGGCAATGAGATAGCGATCGCTGATCATCCCGATCTACCAGCAATTTGGCGATCGCCCCTCACGGGTCAGGTGTTTGATCCACCCAGTTTAGATACGGTATGGAACGAGATCATCGGTGGAGCCTATGGCCAGGTGCAGCGGGCCAAGGGAATTTTTGAAATGCCGGATGGACGCGCCTTTCATATCGATTTTGTGAACGGTTTGCCGGGCAGTGAATATACAGAACTGATGATTCCTCGCTGGTTGGATGGACGTCCCGATCGCTTCAGTGGCATTGAGGTGATTGGATGGACTGTAGATCAAGAGGCGATCGCCCAGGCGATTGTTGATGCTTGTTTACCGGATGAAGCGATCGCCCAATATCAGCAACAGGTGCGCCAACTCGTCGAGGCAACAGCCTAATTTTTCGGTCGAACCATGAGGAGAACACGATGAAACTTGCCGTTATATCCTGTATTCACGGGAATTATGAAGCACTCAATGCTGTCCTATCCGATATTGATGATCAGCAAGCCGACCAAATCTACTGTCTTGGCGATCTGGTGGGCTATGGGCCCCATCCCAATGCCGTTGTAGAAATGATTCGCTCCCTAGATATCCCCACCTGTCAAGGCTGTTGGGATGAAGATATTGTGGAAGGGCTGAATGCCTGCGAATGTAGCTATCCTTCCCAACTGGCCGAAAAACGCGGACGCCTAGCCCATGAATGGACGAATCAAACTATTCATCCTGAAGTACGCGACTATCTGGCAAAGCTGCCCATGAGTTTACAACGAGATAACCTTTGTTTTGTTCATGGCAGTCCCAATAGCCAGCATGAATATCTGCTGCCGAGTATGGATAACTTTGCTGCCCTAGAGCGGGTGTTTGCCACCGGAGCCGATACCCTATTTTGTGGTCACACTCATGTCCCCTACGTGCGCCGACTGGAGCAAGGTCATCTCTCTGTGCGGGTTCATCAACCCAATCATCCAGACACCACTCACCAGTTCACAACGCCGGTGAAACAGATTATTAATGCTGGTTCTGTAGGAGAGCCCCGCCATGGTCGCCCTAACGCAACCTATGTTATTTATGACACCGATACAGCCCAAGTTGCCTTACGGGAAGTTCCCTATGACTACCAGCGCACCTGTGCTGCTATTATCGAACAAGGACTACCGCCGATCTTTGCTTGGCGTTTAGCTCAGGGGCTAGAATTTGCAGAACGAGCTGATGATCCAGGACATGTCTGTCAACGATAAGCAGAAAACCTAGTGATCTGTTTCCTCTTCTCGGCGTTGCTGAATACAAGTATGAATTCCTAAATCCGCCCTCACCCTAGCCCTCTCCCCAGGGAGAGGGAATAAGAATTCTAGCTCCCTTCTCCCTAGGGAGAAGGGTTGGGGATGAGGGCAGATCATCTATCGATTCAGCAATGCCCCTCTTCTCCAATCTACAACACTACCCGAGAGCGACCTATGACAGGACAATGGGCAATTTTAAGCGGCATTGAAGGTAATTTAGCGGCCTATGAGGCTGTGCTAGCCGATCTACGGTGGTCAACGGTGGATTCTCTTTATATTCTCGGGGATGTAGTCGGTTTGCAGGGCGAGAATGAAGCTGTGGTGCAGCGGCTGCGATCGCCCCGTGACCATGAACTATCCCCCCAAGTTTGCACTGGCTGGTGGGAAGAACAGTGCTTTAATCTCCACGGTATGGGTCTACAGATGGACGTGCCGGAACTCCTGACAG encodes:
- a CDS encoding metal ABC transporter permease, whose amino-acid sequence is MSIPPDLIRVVELFQFPFMQRALIGGVLTGLMGGLLGSFTILRQLSFFSDALGHSALLGISFGLLLGLNPSAVLLPFAVLFALGVTYLLERTRLWTDALLNIIYSASLAIAIITLSFIGQYKGGINNLLFGDILAVRSADIGLGIGLLVMCALFIGLTLRTQMLITLHEPMAIARGVSVSFHRSAFIVLLSLVVGISIKAIGVLLVSAFIVIPACTSRLICRNFVTYVVFSALLGALSAIVGIFLSALFDLPSGPIIVVTQLAIFIGAIALPRITKLAY
- a CDS encoding GTP-binding protein; this encodes MTPSTPSPTIPKRGLPVTVITGFLGSGKTTLLNTILNNCHDLKVAVLVNEFGDIDIDSQLLVSVDQDMVQLSNGCICCTINDGLVEAVYNVLERTDRIDYLVIETTGIAEPLPIMLTFLGTELRDMTRLDSVITLVDASEFTPSHFESEAALKQIIYGDIILLNKTDLVSADQVEALEQHIHDIKDGARIIQCRHGEVPLPLLLDVGFHDPTTYNELISLDEPAPAHLHDHDHHHSSHHHHDDHHDHHRDPHAHHDHNHDHDHHGHDYHDHDDPRHSHHLENDGFVSVSFKSDRPFSLRKFEDFLNRLPIDIFRAKGLLWFAESQHKHIFQLSGKRCTLDVEPWNSSPYANQLVFIGRQLDAEQLRQELMDCQASDMITPILLR
- a CDS encoding GTP-binding protein; the protein is MSSSPMIAVAGPSGSGKTAWMSQFFADQSRPLFYFCPGLGTISVDLARVAYQFPWVQVIPDDQVVQAFSNLPEDAQVFVELGFHLDLTSSFLASLPCHRVAILPIAFTDSEWHGWADEVIPGNEIAIADHPDLPAIWRSPLTGQVFDPPSLDTVWNEIIGGAYGQVQRAKGIFEMPDGRAFHIDFVNGLPGSEYTELMIPRWLDGRPDRFSGIEVIGWTVDQEAIAQAIVDACLPDEAIAQYQQQVRQLVEATA
- a CDS encoding metallophosphoesterase family protein translates to MKLAVISCIHGNYEALNAVLSDIDDQQADQIYCLGDLVGYGPHPNAVVEMIRSLDIPTCQGCWDEDIVEGLNACECSYPSQLAEKRGRLAHEWTNQTIHPEVRDYLAKLPMSLQRDNLCFVHGSPNSQHEYLLPSMDNFAALERVFATGADTLFCGHTHVPYVRRLEQGHLSVRVHQPNHPDTTHQFTTPVKQIINAGSVGEPRHGRPNATYVIYDTDTAQVALREVPYDYQRTCAAIIEQGLPPIFAWRLAQGLEFAERADDPGHVCQR